The following are encoded together in the Actinoplanes sp. N902-109 genome:
- a CDS encoding O-methyltransferase, whose product MSSSLRGSLPIVPQDSTDPRELYATSLARAAALPAVIDEVLREMEDVAREEQIPVVGRLEGTMLQTLASLPGPATRRILDIGTAIGYSAIWLARALAPGGRVTSIEIDPVRAARAAAFIERAGYADRVDVLVGDAFDIVPDLGEFDVIFQDVMKHRYFGDDPSKAAALLKLSKSHLGPQGVLMIDNAFCGSHVLDGTATESIEARGVQTMNELLSQDTDFVSVILPVRDGLWVARRS is encoded by the coding sequence CCGCGTGAACTGTACGCCACCTCACTGGCCCGGGCGGCGGCCCTGCCGGCCGTCATCGACGAGGTGCTGCGCGAGATGGAGGACGTCGCCCGCGAGGAACAGATCCCGGTCGTCGGGCGGCTCGAGGGCACGATGCTGCAGACGCTGGCGTCGCTGCCGGGCCCCGCCACCCGCCGGATCCTCGACATCGGCACGGCCATCGGCTACTCGGCGATCTGGCTGGCCCGCGCACTGGCGCCGGGCGGCCGGGTCACCAGCATCGAGATCGATCCGGTACGCGCGGCGCGCGCCGCCGCCTTCATCGAGCGCGCCGGGTACGCCGACCGGGTCGACGTGCTGGTCGGCGACGCCTTCGACATCGTTCCGGACCTCGGCGAGTTCGACGTCATCTTCCAGGACGTGATGAAGCACCGCTACTTCGGCGACGACCCGTCGAAGGCCGCCGCGCTGCTCAAGCTCTCGAAGTCGCACCTGGGCCCGCAGGGCGTCCTGATGATCGACAACGCCTTCTGCGGCAGCCACGTGCTGGACGGCACCGCCACGGAATCGATCGAGGCCCGCGGGGTGCAGACGATGAACGAGCTGCTCTCCCAGGACACCGACTTCGTCAGCGTCATCCTGCCGGTGAGGGACGGGCTGTGGGTCGCCCGCCGCTCGTAA
- a CDS encoding cytochrome P450 — translation MDELEAEELVRFVLAPGTAGDPFAYYRRLRDIAPVYRSEKLDMTLLSRHADCLRVLTDARTFPVVDLAWIRAKQPHRAPTSAQEQFMSSLFFQNPPAHTRLRRLLARGFSARQLLALREPVRAEVARLLDRLAEAGDAGRAADFQALVAVPLALRVLGGLLGVPVEDQARTWDLLREAIPPPPPPGTDPAAMAETMRRAEVASTALVGYFAELAAARRTAPRDDLISACITGHPDDPDGLTDHELGLTMLPIFGSGITTLSDTLGNAAHAFATNPRQLARVARPDAATAAAAEVLRFGGTYHIARRYVSETVWFDDVEVPAGSIVVVLLGSANRDGARYPDPDTFDVNRPEVATLALGAGIHHCLGAALARIVVEEFCAGLHRLPALRPAGDPQWRPSLLFFGPMALPVSTSLPA, via the coding sequence ATGGACGAGCTGGAGGCCGAGGAACTCGTCCGCTTCGTCCTCGCCCCGGGGACGGCCGGCGATCCGTTCGCCTACTACCGGCGGCTGCGGGACATCGCACCGGTGTACCGCAGCGAGAAGCTGGACATGACGCTGCTCTCGCGGCACGCCGACTGTCTGCGGGTCCTCACCGACGCGCGTACGTTCCCGGTGGTCGACCTGGCCTGGATCCGCGCGAAGCAGCCGCACCGAGCACCGACGTCGGCGCAGGAACAGTTCATGTCGTCGCTGTTCTTCCAGAACCCGCCGGCGCACACCCGGCTGCGCCGGCTGCTGGCGCGGGGATTCAGCGCGCGGCAGCTGCTGGCGCTGCGGGAGCCGGTCCGCGCGGAGGTCGCGCGCCTGCTGGACCGGCTCGCCGAGGCCGGTGACGCAGGACGAGCCGCCGACTTCCAGGCGCTGGTGGCGGTGCCGCTGGCCCTGCGGGTACTCGGCGGCCTGCTCGGGGTGCCGGTCGAGGACCAGGCCCGCACCTGGGACCTGCTCCGGGAGGCCATTCCGCCGCCGCCACCACCGGGCACCGATCCCGCGGCGATGGCCGAGACCATGCGCCGGGCCGAGGTCGCGTCCACCGCGTTGGTGGGCTACTTCGCCGAGCTGGCCGCCGCCCGGCGCACGGCTCCGCGGGACGATCTGATCAGCGCCTGCATCACCGGGCACCCCGACGATCCGGACGGGCTCACCGACCACGAGCTGGGGCTCACGATGCTGCCCATCTTCGGATCCGGCATCACGACCCTCAGCGACACCCTCGGCAACGCGGCGCACGCCTTCGCCACCAACCCGCGACAACTGGCCCGGGTGGCCCGTCCGGACGCCGCCACCGCAGCGGCCGCCGAGGTGCTGCGGTTCGGTGGCACATACCACATCGCGCGCCGGTACGTGTCGGAGACCGTGTGGTTCGACGACGTCGAGGTGCCCGCGGGATCCATCGTGGTGGTACTGCTCGGCTCGGCCAACCGCGACGGCGCCCGCTACCCCGACCCGGACACCTTCGACGTGAACCGCCCCGAGGTGGCCACGCTCGCGCTCGGTGCCGGCATCCATCACTGCCTGGGCGCGGCACTGGCCCGGATCGTGGTGGAGGAGTTCTGCGCCGGCCTGCACCGGCTTCCGGCCCTGCGGCCGGCCGGCGACCCGCAGTGGCGGCCGTCGCTGCTCTTCTTCGGCCCGATGGCGCTGCCGGTGTCCACCTCGCTACCAGCCTGA